A stretch of Anaeromyxobacter dehalogenans 2CP-1 DNA encodes these proteins:
- a CDS encoding S1C family serine protease, whose translation MPRYRLLSSLGGAALVAGLFLLASPLLGLTTPRAGNPRAETVHKVFPSAVRLQIVAGEQVVRSASGIAFAHDGGRTYVLTNAHVVEPAREWPEGAALRVLPSDGSAGVAANVVARGRVPEADLAVLEVQATLPVTPLAGDDRMELGDDLVVIGAPFGKGLSVAAGIVSQVEYELAENAAAPRRARALKTDAAIGYGSSGGGVFDVPGGRLIGLVEGYRTARVAFGKDAEQYAFDVPMPGETFVAPAAKIRRFLVEKGLGRLAPAEAVAGAQGPVATPAAAKQF comes from the coding sequence GTGCCCCGCTATCGACTCCTCTCCAGCCTTGGCGGCGCGGCCCTGGTCGCCGGCCTCTTCCTCCTCGCCTCCCCGCTGCTGGGGCTCACCACGCCGCGCGCGGGCAACCCGCGCGCCGAGACCGTGCACAAGGTCTTCCCCTCGGCGGTCCGGCTCCAGATCGTCGCCGGCGAGCAGGTGGTGCGGAGCGCCTCCGGCATCGCGTTCGCGCACGACGGCGGCCGCACGTACGTGCTCACCAACGCGCACGTGGTCGAGCCGGCCCGCGAGTGGCCGGAGGGCGCGGCGCTGCGGGTGCTCCCCTCCGACGGCTCCGCCGGCGTGGCGGCGAACGTGGTCGCGCGCGGGCGGGTGCCCGAGGCCGACCTGGCCGTCCTCGAGGTGCAGGCGACGCTGCCGGTGACGCCGCTCGCGGGCGACGACCGGATGGAGCTCGGCGACGACCTGGTGGTGATCGGCGCGCCCTTCGGGAAGGGGCTGTCGGTGGCGGCCGGGATCGTGTCGCAGGTCGAGTACGAGCTCGCCGAGAACGCCGCCGCCCCGCGGCGCGCCCGGGCGCTCAAGACCGACGCGGCCATCGGCTACGGCAGCTCGGGCGGCGGCGTCTTCGACGTGCCGGGCGGCCGCCTCATCGGGCTGGTCGAGGGGTACCGCACCGCGCGCGTCGCGTTCGGCAAGGACGCCGAGCAGTACGCGTTCGACGTCCCCATGCCCGGCGAGACGTTCGTCGCGCCGGCGGCGAAGATCCGCCGCTTCCTGGTCGAGAAGGGCCTCGGGCGGCTCGCGCCCGCCGAGGCCGTGGCCGGCGCCCAGGGGCCGGTGGCCACGCCGGCCGCGGCGAAGCAGTTCTAG
- a CDS encoding histidine kinase dimerization/phospho-acceptor domain-containing protein has protein sequence MHTYLSAGAAFVDPDGTVIAADPGFLAGLGLDGGDPTGALRARAEGSPALRALLAGEGPSRARLEGADGARAVELERVPAKAGVLLLVRPADGQEWMEHAARSEGLTRIAAGVAHDIKNPLNAMALQLALLTEKLSASPEASGAAASHLGALRDQVVRVNEVLRRLVDVADPSAPLGYTDVGALLADAASLLGHDARRRRVALTVDAHGGAVRTVADAARVGRLLLGALARAVATTPEGGRLVVRAAAEGEWAVVRLEQAPGDPAPEGGYYSEVAAAAAEALGGRQEVIREGGEQRTVLRLPRNERS, from the coding sequence ATGCACACCTACCTTTCAGCAGGCGCAGCCTTCGTCGACCCGGACGGAACGGTGATCGCGGCCGACCCCGGGTTCCTGGCGGGGCTCGGGCTGGACGGCGGCGACCCCACCGGCGCGCTGCGGGCGCGGGCGGAGGGCAGCCCGGCGCTGCGCGCGCTCCTCGCGGGCGAGGGGCCGTCGCGGGCACGCCTGGAAGGGGCGGACGGCGCGCGCGCCGTGGAGCTGGAGCGCGTCCCGGCGAAGGCGGGGGTCCTGCTGCTGGTCCGGCCGGCGGACGGTCAGGAGTGGATGGAGCACGCGGCGCGCTCGGAGGGGCTGACCCGGATCGCGGCCGGCGTGGCGCACGACATCAAGAACCCGCTCAACGCGATGGCGCTGCAGCTCGCGCTGCTCACCGAGAAGCTCTCTGCCTCGCCGGAGGCGAGCGGGGCCGCGGCCTCGCACCTCGGCGCGCTGCGCGACCAGGTGGTCCGGGTGAACGAGGTGCTGCGGCGCCTGGTGGACGTCGCCGATCCGTCCGCGCCGCTCGGCTACACCGACGTGGGCGCGCTGCTCGCCGACGCGGCCAGCCTGCTCGGCCACGACGCCCGCCGGCGGCGCGTCGCGCTCACGGTGGACGCGCACGGCGGCGCGGTGCGCACCGTGGCCGACGCCGCGCGCGTGGGGCGGCTGCTGCTCGGGGCGCTCGCGCGCGCGGTGGCCACGACGCCGGAGGGCGGCCGCCTGGTCGTCCGGGCTGCCGCGGAGGGGGAGTGGGCGGTGGTGCGCCTGGAGCAGGCCCCGGGTGATCCCGCGCCCGAGGGCGGGTATTACAGCGAGGTGGCCGCCGCCGCGGCGGAGGCGCTGGGCGGCCGCCAGGAAGTCATCCGCGAAGGCGGCGAGCAGCGGACGGTGCTGCGCCTGCCGAGGAACGAACGCTCATGA
- a CDS encoding diguanylate cyclase gives MSSVNGHPEGPPSDVPASDALARLADALAAAGGGAPAEIARALRAALPAAVAELADAQRHLAESAARRDALVATAADELRAAARLLEPDGGPARAEQVRRLLELADELDRARSPEAAEGHAAPRRRGERPLLLVADDEPDAREVLSQVLAPEYEVASASDGQEALDLARAEHPDLVLLDIGMPRLDGFEVLQRLRQDPATADIPVIFVSGRGDDAVKVRSLDLGAVDYLQKPFSERELRARVERTLRLVRSQIALRELAQTDALTGLANLRAFRARVDEEVKRARRYRTPLTCVMADMDNLKPINDALGHAAGDRAIAAVAAVIREELRETDFGARYGGDEFVLLLPHTTGEEGHVFAERVCTRLHETVLEVSGERVPLGASFGVACLPDEDGDDGGAEALVRAADAALYVAKRAGRGRVALAATEPHASASAG, from the coding sequence ATGAGCTCCGTGAACGGACACCCCGAGGGCCCGCCCTCCGACGTCCCCGCCTCCGACGCGCTGGCGCGCCTCGCGGACGCGCTCGCGGCGGCGGGGGGCGGCGCGCCCGCCGAGATCGCGCGCGCGCTCCGGGCCGCGCTGCCGGCCGCGGTGGCCGAGCTCGCCGATGCCCAGCGCCATCTGGCCGAGTCGGCGGCGCGGCGCGACGCGCTCGTGGCCACCGCCGCGGACGAGCTTCGGGCCGCGGCCCGCCTGCTCGAGCCCGACGGCGGGCCCGCCCGCGCCGAGCAGGTGCGCCGGCTGCTCGAGCTCGCCGACGAGCTGGATCGCGCCCGCTCGCCCGAGGCCGCCGAGGGCCACGCGGCCCCGAGGCGCCGCGGCGAGCGCCCGCTCCTGCTGGTGGCCGACGACGAGCCCGACGCCCGCGAGGTGCTGTCGCAGGTGCTCGCGCCCGAGTACGAGGTCGCGTCCGCCTCCGACGGCCAGGAGGCGCTGGACCTCGCCCGCGCCGAGCACCCGGACCTGGTGCTGCTCGACATCGGCATGCCGCGGCTGGACGGCTTCGAGGTGCTGCAGCGGCTCCGCCAGGACCCGGCCACGGCCGACATCCCGGTGATCTTCGTGTCGGGGCGCGGCGACGACGCGGTGAAGGTGCGCAGCCTCGATCTCGGCGCGGTCGACTACCTCCAGAAGCCGTTCTCCGAGCGCGAGCTGCGCGCGCGGGTGGAGCGGACGCTGCGCCTGGTCCGCTCCCAGATCGCGCTCCGGGAGCTCGCCCAGACCGACGCGCTCACCGGCCTCGCGAACCTGCGCGCGTTCCGCGCCCGGGTGGACGAGGAGGTGAAGCGGGCCCGCCGCTACCGGACGCCGCTCACCTGCGTCATGGCGGACATGGACAACCTGAAGCCCATCAACGACGCGCTGGGCCACGCCGCCGGCGACCGCGCCATCGCCGCCGTGGCGGCGGTGATCCGGGAGGAGCTGCGCGAGACCGACTTCGGCGCGCGCTACGGCGGCGACGAGTTCGTGCTCCTGCTCCCGCACACCACCGGCGAGGAGGGGCACGTGTTCGCCGAGCGCGTCTGCACGCGCCTGCACGAGACCGTGCTGGAGGTGTCCGGGGAGCGGGTCCCGCTGGGCGCCTCCTTCGGCGTGGCCTGCCTGCCGGACGAGGACGGCGACGACGGGGGCGCGGAAGCCCTGGTGCGCGCGGCCGACGCGGCGCTGTACGTGGCGAAGCGGGCCGGGCGCGGGCGGGTGGCGCTCGCGGCCACCGAGCCCCACGCCTCGGCCAGCGCCGGCTAG
- a CDS encoding CapA family protein yields MGDVLMHDAVKRAAEARRADAPDAGYAWLFAPVADLLGAADLTFANLETPIAPQASQGSRAFVFNAPPAVIAALQRAGVDLVAVANNHAMDQGRRGFEETLRWLRAAGLPYVGAGPAPRAAGPVRIERNGLALAFLGYTYGLNQDGNACPPAAARCEQVAEVDRARMVEDVRAAAASADAVIVSVHWGVEYQQAPRADEVDLAHRLADAGALVVLGHHPHVLQPVELYRRADGRTAVIAYSLGNFVSNQSRNYVAGVTPDAVAATRDGALLRVSLARRDYGRGVEEVEVAGADYLPLWTENDTVEIDRRKEPARRPAIRVVAVDRALASVRAELAALPDPLPDGERTRYVALRRREELYLARRAAVAGVMGEDLLRTLGPAELAGTDAPAPSAPAPAPSARAPGPAPATPSAAP; encoded by the coding sequence GTGGGCGACGTGCTCATGCACGACGCGGTGAAGCGCGCGGCCGAGGCGCGCCGCGCCGACGCGCCGGACGCGGGCTACGCGTGGCTGTTCGCGCCGGTCGCCGACCTGCTCGGCGCCGCCGACCTCACCTTCGCGAACCTGGAGACGCCCATCGCGCCGCAGGCGTCGCAGGGGTCGCGCGCCTTCGTGTTCAACGCGCCGCCCGCGGTGATCGCGGCGCTCCAGCGCGCCGGCGTGGACCTCGTCGCGGTCGCGAACAACCACGCCATGGACCAGGGCCGCCGCGGCTTCGAGGAGACCCTGCGCTGGCTCCGCGCCGCCGGCCTCCCGTACGTGGGCGCCGGGCCCGCGCCGCGCGCGGCCGGCCCGGTGCGCATCGAGCGCAACGGCCTCGCGCTCGCGTTCCTCGGCTACACCTATGGCCTGAACCAGGACGGCAACGCCTGCCCGCCCGCGGCCGCCCGCTGCGAGCAGGTGGCCGAGGTCGACCGCGCCCGCATGGTGGAGGACGTGCGCGCCGCCGCGGCGTCCGCCGACGCGGTGATCGTGTCGGTGCACTGGGGCGTCGAGTACCAGCAGGCGCCGCGCGCCGACGAGGTGGACCTGGCGCACCGGCTCGCCGACGCGGGCGCGCTGGTGGTGCTCGGCCACCACCCCCACGTGCTCCAGCCCGTGGAGCTGTACCGGCGCGCCGACGGCCGCACCGCCGTGATCGCCTACTCGCTCGGGAACTTCGTCTCCAACCAGTCGCGCAACTACGTCGCCGGGGTGACGCCCGACGCGGTGGCCGCCACCCGCGACGGCGCCCTGCTGCGCGTGTCCCTCGCGCGCCGCGACTACGGCCGCGGCGTGGAGGAGGTGGAGGTCGCCGGGGCCGACTACCTGCCGCTCTGGACCGAGAACGACACGGTGGAGATCGACCGGCGCAAGGAGCCCGCCCGCCGCCCGGCCATCCGGGTGGTGGCCGTGGACCGGGCGCTGGCGTCGGTGCGCGCCGAGCTGGCCGCGCTCCCGGACCCGCTGCCCGACGGGGAGCGCACCCGGTACGTGGCGCTCCGCCGCCGCGAGGAGCTGTACCTCGCCCGGCGCGCCGCGGTGGCCGGGGTGATGGGGGAAGACCTGCTCCGCACGCTCGGCCCGGCCGAGCTGGCCGGCACGGACGCGCCAGCGCCGTCCGCGCCCGCGCCAGCGCCGTCGGCCCGCGCGCCGGGCCCCGCGCCGGCTACTCCGTCCGCCGCGCCGTGA
- a CDS encoding PrkA family serine protein kinase, producing MDAQRWLANVGSGVKGAFVANRSILSYPEYLQAFLEAPRAHARSAAQYLRDVLDHFGSEERETPVGRVRRFRLFDLPFDPDGRQHRVAGQEEVQAAIYRALGAFVRSGRVNKLVLLHGPNGSAKSSIVSALIRGMEAYSRTPEGTLYRFHWVFPSGRAGRGGGLGFGGGRGDEPELPSFAHLEGDALDARLSCPMKDHPLLLVPRAERRALLEERCRPSSREGAGERDFVLSDYLLDGEVCQYCRQVHDALLAAYRGDWLKVLRHVQVERLYVSARYQQAAVTLEPQLSVDAGYRQVTVDRSAAALPPALHALTLLEPAGPLVAGNRGLVEYSDLLKRPPEAFKYLLGMAETGRVALDQILLQLDAVLIASANEKQLSAFKESPDFASYKGRLELVRVPYLRRASVEREVYDQQITSAAVGRHVAPHATEVAARWAVLTRLKRPLPERYEGELRGLVEELAPLEKLRLYDAGAAPDRLSLAQGKVLRKHAPDLYRESESYPNYEGRMGASAREVKTALLNAAQSPATRCLTPRAVLDELRAICRDRTVHDFLQQEVVDGYHDHEAFVRVVEAEVLDAVDEEIRESMGLVSEAQYRELFGRHVALVSHWVRGEKIRNAVTGEYAPADEARMVELEKVVMPEGEDRTAFRRGLIAAVGAYRLDHPDAAEIDYVAIFPDLFRRLREHTYEERRRELGRATDGLLRYLSDERASLDEKARRQVERTLAAMRDRYGYCEDCARDAILFLTRRRYDAPA from the coding sequence ATGGACGCGCAGCGCTGGCTGGCGAACGTCGGGTCGGGCGTGAAGGGCGCGTTCGTGGCGAACCGCTCGATCCTGTCCTACCCGGAGTACCTGCAGGCCTTCCTCGAGGCGCCGCGGGCCCACGCGCGCTCCGCCGCCCAGTACCTGCGCGACGTCCTCGATCACTTCGGATCCGAGGAGCGGGAGACGCCGGTCGGGCGGGTGCGCCGCTTCAGGCTGTTCGACCTCCCGTTCGATCCGGACGGCCGGCAGCACCGCGTGGCCGGGCAGGAGGAGGTCCAGGCCGCGATCTACCGCGCGCTCGGCGCGTTCGTCCGCAGCGGCCGGGTGAACAAGCTGGTGCTGCTGCACGGGCCGAACGGCTCGGCGAAGTCGTCGATCGTCTCGGCGCTGATCCGCGGGATGGAGGCGTACTCGCGCACGCCGGAGGGGACGCTCTACCGGTTCCACTGGGTGTTCCCGAGCGGCCGCGCCGGCCGCGGCGGGGGCCTCGGGTTCGGCGGCGGGCGCGGCGACGAGCCGGAGCTGCCCAGCTTCGCGCACCTGGAGGGCGACGCGCTGGACGCGCGGCTCTCCTGCCCGATGAAGGACCACCCGCTGCTGCTCGTGCCGCGCGCCGAGCGGCGGGCGCTGCTCGAGGAGCGCTGCCGGCCGAGCTCGCGCGAGGGGGCGGGGGAGCGCGACTTCGTGCTCTCCGACTACCTGCTCGACGGCGAGGTCTGCCAGTACTGCCGGCAGGTGCACGACGCGCTGCTGGCCGCGTACCGCGGCGACTGGCTCAAGGTGCTGCGCCACGTCCAGGTCGAGCGCCTCTACGTGTCGGCGCGCTACCAGCAGGCGGCGGTCACGCTCGAGCCGCAGCTGTCGGTGGACGCCGGCTACCGGCAGGTCACGGTGGACCGCAGCGCCGCCGCGCTGCCGCCCGCGCTGCACGCGTTGACGCTGCTCGAACCGGCCGGGCCGCTGGTGGCCGGGAACCGCGGGCTGGTGGAGTACTCCGACCTGCTGAAGCGCCCGCCGGAGGCGTTCAAGTACCTGCTCGGCATGGCCGAGACGGGCCGGGTCGCGCTCGATCAGATCCTGCTGCAGCTCGACGCGGTGCTCATCGCGAGCGCGAACGAGAAGCAGCTCTCCGCGTTCAAGGAGTCGCCCGACTTCGCCTCGTACAAGGGCCGGCTGGAGCTGGTGCGCGTGCCGTACCTGCGCCGCGCGTCGGTGGAGCGCGAGGTGTACGACCAGCAGATCACCTCGGCGGCGGTCGGTCGCCACGTGGCCCCGCACGCGACCGAGGTGGCCGCGCGCTGGGCGGTGCTGACGCGGCTGAAGCGGCCGCTCCCCGAGCGCTACGAGGGCGAGCTGCGCGGCCTGGTGGAGGAGCTGGCGCCGCTCGAGAAGCTGCGCCTGTACGACGCCGGCGCGGCGCCGGACCGGCTCTCGCTCGCGCAGGGCAAGGTGCTGCGCAAGCACGCCCCCGACCTCTACCGCGAGTCGGAGTCGTACCCGAACTACGAGGGGCGCATGGGCGCCTCGGCGCGCGAGGTCAAGACCGCGCTCCTGAACGCGGCCCAGTCGCCCGCCACGCGCTGCCTCACCCCGCGCGCCGTGCTGGACGAGCTGCGGGCGATCTGCCGCGACCGCACCGTGCACGACTTCCTCCAGCAGGAGGTGGTGGACGGCTACCACGACCACGAGGCGTTCGTGCGCGTGGTCGAGGCGGAGGTGCTCGACGCGGTGGACGAGGAGATCCGCGAGTCGATGGGCCTCGTCTCCGAGGCCCAGTACCGCGAGCTGTTCGGCCGCCACGTCGCGCTCGTCTCGCACTGGGTGCGGGGCGAGAAGATCCGCAACGCCGTCACCGGCGAGTACGCCCCGGCCGACGAGGCGCGCATGGTCGAGCTGGAGAAGGTCGTGATGCCGGAGGGCGAGGACCGCACCGCGTTCCGGCGCGGCCTCATCGCGGCGGTCGGGGCGTACCGCCTCGACCACCCCGACGCGGCCGAGATCGACTACGTGGCGATCTTCCCGGACCTGTTCCGGCGGCTGCGCGAGCACACGTACGAGGAGCGCCGGCGGGAGCTGGGACGGGCGACCGACGGCCTGCTCCGCTACCTCTCCGACGAGCGCGCGTCGCTCGACGAGAAGGCGCGGCGGCAGGTCGAGCGCACGCTCGCCGCGATGCGCGACCGCTACGGCTACTGCGAGGACTGCGCGCGCGACGCGATCCTGTTCCTGACGCGGCGGCGCTACGACGCGCCCGCCTGA
- the uxx1 gene encoding UXX-star selenoprotein family 1 produces the protein MADVVEIYGKDACPYTAAARREYATRGLEVRYFDVLRDRAAMARFLELSGGERQVPLIVERGRVSSGFGGS, from the coding sequence ATGGCGGACGTGGTCGAGATCTACGGCAAGGACGCGTGCCCCTACACGGCGGCGGCGCGCCGGGAGTACGCGACGCGCGGGCTCGAGGTGCGGTACTTCGACGTGCTGCGGGATCGCGCCGCGATGGCCCGCTTCCTCGAGCTCTCCGGCGGTGAGCGCCAGGTGCCGCTCATCGTGGAGCGGGGCCGGGTGAGCAGCGGCTTCGGCGGGAGCTGA
- a CDS encoding tetratricopeptide repeat protein, producing the protein MWNLVISLALGVAVAAAIRFGTEFGWAAAILPGMVVATAAYLVLARRTWKRLEALFDAMQREVQAQKFDKAIQTLETGFALAPWQFLVASQLHSNIGILHYLRRDFDAALPHLRKSFSRNWIARGMLAVALYRKRDLDGMKKVFQDATKVSKKEGVLWSAWAWILEKEGDHAQAIAVLGRAVAANASDEKLKSSLQALQNGKKLKLGKLYEEQWFQFHLEAPPPQFAGPGFRGGRRAIYGR; encoded by the coding sequence ATGTGGAACCTCGTCATCAGCCTGGCGCTCGGCGTCGCCGTCGCCGCGGCGATCCGCTTCGGCACGGAGTTCGGCTGGGCGGCCGCCATCCTGCCCGGCATGGTCGTCGCGACCGCCGCCTACCTCGTGCTCGCCCGCCGGACGTGGAAGCGGCTCGAGGCGCTCTTCGACGCCATGCAGCGCGAGGTGCAGGCCCAGAAGTTCGACAAGGCCATCCAGACGCTGGAGACCGGGTTCGCGCTGGCGCCCTGGCAGTTCCTGGTCGCCTCCCAGCTGCACTCGAACATCGGGATCCTCCACTACCTGCGCCGCGACTTCGACGCGGCGCTGCCCCACCTGAGGAAGAGCTTCTCGCGCAACTGGATCGCGCGCGGCATGCTGGCCGTCGCGCTCTATCGCAAGCGCGACCTCGACGGCATGAAGAAGGTCTTCCAGGACGCCACCAAGGTGAGCAAGAAGGAGGGCGTCCTCTGGTCGGCGTGGGCGTGGATCCTCGAGAAGGAGGGGGACCACGCGCAGGCCATCGCGGTGCTGGGGCGCGCGGTGGCGGCGAACGCGTCGGACGAGAAGCTGAAGTCCTCGCTGCAGGCGCTGCAGAACGGCAAGAAGCTGAAGCTCGGCAAGCTGTACGAGGAGCAGTGGTTCCAGTTCCACCTGGAGGCCCCGCCCCCGCAGTTCGCCGGCCCGGGCTTCCGCGGCGGACGCCGCGCCATCTACGGACGGTGA
- a CDS encoding sigma-54-dependent transcriptional regulator: MRYRVLIVDDETDSREALAELTQRWGYDVQTASDGTEALRRAIEGHPDVILTDLVMPNMDGLWLLRALRAELPDCPVVLLTGRGTIQTAVQAIREGAFDFIEKPLEVPRLRLVLERALEKKETMREVQLLRRRIAALAPGTDMIGSGPAMQRVFELVKKVSPSNASVVIAGESGTGKEVVARAIHNLSPRKDKPFVALNCSAIPATLIESELFGYERGAFTGADQRRLGNFELAHNGTLFLDEIGELPLELQAKFLRVLEERKIRRLGGRSEVEVDVRVICATNRDLKEEIRRGRFREDLYFRLHVFSILLPTLKERREDVPLLVHHFIEKFNAETGKRVQGVSPAAMAVLQGYAWPGNIRELRNTVERAMILVDGEVIGEEQLPPDMPASRPEAATLRVPLGLHIDKVEKEYILASLQRNGGNKARTAEILGISEKTLYNKLNRYAAEARSRGEASEGDPAAAGGAKA, from the coding sequence ATGAGATACCGCGTCCTCATCGTGGACGACGAGACCGACAGCCGCGAGGCGCTGGCGGAGCTCACCCAGCGCTGGGGCTACGACGTCCAGACCGCCAGCGACGGCACCGAGGCGCTCCGCCGCGCCATCGAGGGCCACCCCGACGTCATCCTCACCGATCTGGTGATGCCGAACATGGACGGCCTGTGGCTCCTGCGCGCGCTGCGCGCCGAGCTGCCCGACTGCCCGGTGGTGCTGCTCACCGGTCGCGGCACCATCCAGACCGCGGTGCAGGCCATCCGCGAGGGCGCGTTCGACTTCATCGAGAAGCCGCTGGAGGTGCCGCGCCTGCGCCTCGTGCTGGAGCGGGCGCTCGAGAAGAAGGAGACGATGCGAGAGGTGCAGCTGCTCCGCAGGCGCATCGCCGCGCTCGCCCCCGGCACCGACATGATCGGCTCCGGGCCCGCCATGCAGCGGGTGTTCGAGCTGGTGAAGAAGGTGTCCCCCTCGAACGCCAGCGTGGTGATCGCGGGGGAGAGCGGCACCGGCAAGGAGGTGGTGGCGCGCGCCATCCACAACCTGTCGCCGCGCAAGGACAAGCCGTTCGTGGCGCTGAACTGCTCGGCCATCCCGGCCACGCTGATCGAGTCCGAGCTGTTCGGCTACGAGCGCGGCGCGTTCACCGGCGCCGACCAGCGGCGGCTCGGGAACTTCGAGCTGGCCCACAACGGGACGCTGTTCCTGGACGAGATCGGCGAGCTGCCGCTCGAGCTGCAGGCCAAGTTCCTGCGCGTGCTGGAGGAGCGGAAGATCCGGCGGCTGGGCGGGCGCTCCGAGGTCGAGGTGGACGTGCGGGTGATCTGCGCCACCAACCGCGACCTGAAGGAGGAGATCCGCCGCGGCCGCTTCCGCGAGGATCTCTACTTCCGGCTGCACGTCTTCAGCATCCTGCTCCCCACGCTGAAGGAGCGGCGCGAGGACGTCCCGCTGCTCGTCCACCACTTCATCGAGAAGTTCAACGCCGAGACCGGCAAGCGCGTGCAGGGCGTCTCGCCCGCTGCCATGGCGGTCCTGCAGGGCTACGCCTGGCCCGGCAACATCCGCGAGCTCCGGAACACGGTCGAGCGGGCGATGATCCTGGTGGACGGCGAGGTGATCGGCGAGGAGCAGCTCCCGCCCGACATGCCGGCCAGCCGTCCCGAGGCCGCCACGCTGCGCGTGCCGCTCGGCCTGCACATCGACAAGGTCGAGAAGGAGTACATCCTCGCCTCGTTGCAGCGGAACGGCGGCAACAAGGCGCGCACCGCCGAGATCCTCGGGATCAGCGAGAAGACGCTCTACAACAAGCTGAACCGCTACGCGGCCGAGGCCCGGTCGCGCGGCGAGGCGTCGGAGGGCGATCCCGCCGCGGCGGGAGGCGCGAAGGCCTAG
- a CDS encoding deoxycytidylate deaminase, producing the protein MDNRVSWDEYFMNVARVVATRATCDRKHVGAVLVRDKTILSTGYNGSIRGLPHCSEAGHMMEDGHCVATVHAEANAIIQAAKNGVAIEGASIYTTASPCWPCFKLIANAGCRRIVFGEFYRDARIFEFAQRLGIELVELKVPARPDVQPPDTGVPHPVTARRTE; encoded by the coding sequence ATGGACAACCGCGTGAGCTGGGACGAGTACTTCATGAACGTGGCGCGCGTCGTCGCCACCCGCGCCACCTGCGATCGCAAGCACGTCGGTGCGGTGCTGGTGCGCGACAAGACCATCCTCTCCACCGGCTACAACGGCTCGATCCGCGGGCTGCCCCACTGCAGCGAGGCCGGCCACATGATGGAGGACGGCCACTGCGTGGCGACTGTCCACGCCGAGGCGAACGCCATCATCCAGGCGGCCAAGAACGGCGTCGCCATCGAGGGCGCCAGCATCTACACCACCGCCTCGCCCTGCTGGCCCTGCTTCAAGCTCATCGCGAACGCCGGCTGCCGCCGCATCGTGTTCGGCGAGTTCTACCGGGACGCGCGCATCTTCGAGTTCGCGCAGCGGCTCGGGATCGAGCTCGTCGAGCTGAAGGTGCCGGCGCGGCCCGACGTGCAGCCGCCGGACACCGGCGTCCCGCACCCGGTCACGGCGCGGCGGACGGAGTAG